From the genome of Methylocystis bryophila, one region includes:
- the cyoB gene encoding cytochrome o ubiquinol oxidase subunit I: MFGKLTINAIPWDQPIPLVAGAVVVLALLGVLAWVVLKGHFPYIWREWITSVDHKRIGIMYVLLGLVMLLRGFIDAIMMRSQQAMAYQSPGYLPPHHYDQIFSAHGTIMIFFAAMPIIIGLMNFVVPLQLGVRDVAFPTLNSTSFWFTATGALLVNISLVVGEFAKTGWLPYPPLSELPFSPGVGVDYYIWALLISGVGTLMTGVNFVTTILKMRAPGMSYMRMSMFCWTALASNLLIVAAFPLLTATLIMLALDRYLGFHFFGNEAGGNMALFINLIWAWGHPEVYILVLPSFGIFSEVISTFSGKPLFGYRSMVAATLGICIISFIVWLHHFFTMGAGADVNAFFGIATSVIAIVTGVKVFNWLFTMYGGRIRFDTPMLWSLGFLLTFVIGGMTGVLLAVPPADFQLHNSLFLVAHFHNTIIGGVVFAAFAGVVYWFPKAFGFRLHEGWGKAAFWFTFIGFYVTFLPLYAAGLLGMTRRLQHYEVAEWRPFVLIAAVGVAISAVAMICQIAQLVLSIRDRAELRDETGDPWDGRSLEWSTASPPPVFNFAFLPDVKDQEPYWAIKQRAIETQQLSAAGEYRAIEMPKNSATGFVSAFFATITGFGLIWHIWWMVILGLVLAYAGFVVFAWRDEDEYAIPASEVKRIDGERRRAREEWLRRRASAEERA, translated from the coding sequence ATGTTCGGCAAGCTCACGATTAACGCTATTCCCTGGGATCAGCCCATTCCGCTCGTCGCCGGAGCCGTGGTCGTCCTCGCGCTGCTCGGCGTCCTCGCCTGGGTCGTTCTCAAGGGGCATTTTCCTTACATTTGGCGCGAATGGATCACGAGCGTCGATCATAAGCGCATCGGCATCATGTATGTTCTGCTCGGGCTCGTGATGCTGCTGCGCGGCTTCATCGACGCGATCATGATGCGCTCGCAGCAAGCCATGGCCTATCAGTCCCCCGGCTATCTGCCGCCTCATCACTACGATCAGATCTTCTCCGCCCACGGGACGATCATGATCTTCTTCGCGGCGATGCCGATCATCATCGGCCTGATGAACTTCGTCGTTCCGCTGCAGCTCGGCGTCCGCGACGTCGCTTTCCCGACGCTGAACTCGACGAGCTTCTGGTTCACCGCGACCGGCGCGCTTCTCGTCAACATCTCGCTTGTCGTGGGCGAATTCGCGAAAACGGGGTGGCTGCCCTATCCGCCCCTCTCCGAGCTTCCCTTTTCGCCGGGGGTGGGCGTCGACTATTACATCTGGGCGCTCCTGATCTCCGGCGTCGGCACGCTCATGACCGGCGTCAATTTCGTCACGACGATCCTCAAGATGCGCGCGCCCGGCATGAGCTACATGCGCATGTCCATGTTCTGCTGGACCGCGCTCGCCTCCAATCTTCTCATCGTGGCGGCTTTCCCGCTTCTGACCGCGACGCTGATCATGCTCGCGCTCGACCGCTATCTCGGCTTCCACTTCTTCGGCAACGAGGCCGGCGGCAACATGGCGCTTTTCATCAACCTGATCTGGGCCTGGGGACATCCGGAGGTCTACATCCTCGTGCTGCCGTCCTTCGGCATTTTCTCCGAGGTGATCTCGACATTCTCCGGCAAGCCCTTGTTCGGCTATCGCTCCATGGTCGCCGCAACTTTAGGGATCTGCATCATCTCCTTCATCGTGTGGCTGCACCATTTCTTCACGATGGGCGCCGGCGCCGACGTCAACGCTTTTTTCGGCATCGCGACGAGCGTCATCGCCATCGTGACGGGCGTGAAGGTCTTCAACTGGCTATTCACGATGTACGGCGGCCGCATTCGCTTCGACACGCCGATGCTCTGGTCGCTCGGGTTCCTGCTCACCTTCGTCATCGGCGGCATGACCGGCGTGCTGCTCGCTGTGCCGCCCGCCGATTTCCAGCTCCACAACAGCCTCTTCCTCGTGGCGCATTTTCACAACACCATCATCGGCGGCGTGGTGTTCGCGGCCTTCGCCGGCGTCGTCTACTGGTTTCCGAAAGCTTTCGGCTTTCGGCTGCACGAGGGCTGGGGCAAGGCGGCGTTCTGGTTCACGTTCATTGGTTTCTACGTGACGTTTCTCCCGCTTTACGCCGCGGGCCTGCTCGGCATGACGCGACGGCTGCAGCATTATGAGGTCGCGGAATGGCGGCCCTTCGTTTTGATCGCGGCCGTGGGCGTGGCGATCTCAGCCGTCGCGATGATCTGTCAAATTGCTCAACTCGTCTTGAGCATCCGCGACCGCGCCGAGCTTCGCGACGAGACCGGGGATCCTTGGGACGGGCGTTCTCTGGAGTGGTCGACGGCCTCGCCGCCGCCCGTGTTCAATTTCGCCTTTCTGCCGGACGTGAAAGACCAAGAGCCCTATTGGGCGATCAAGCAGCGCGCGATCGAGACGCAACAATTGTCGGCGGCGGGCGAGTATCGGGCGATCGAGATGCCAAAGAACAGCGCCACCGGCTTCGTCAGCGCCTTTTTTGCGACCATCACCGGCTTCGGGCTGATCTGGCATATCTGGTGGATGGTCATTCTGGGGCTCGTCCTCGCCTATGCCGGCTTCGTCGTCTTCGCCTGGCGCGATGAAGACGAATACGCGATCCCGGCGAGCGAGGTTAAGCGGATAGACGGCGAAAGGCGGCGCGCGCGCGAGGAATGGTTGAGGCGCAGGGCCAGCGCGGAGGAAAGGGCATGA
- a CDS encoding cytochrome (ubi)quinol oxidase subunit III → MTATATATLPHATGLHTSAEAPGHGEGGPASTLVIVAYGFWIFLISDIVMFSAFFAAHAVLQTAVDGGPTGRELFDLPRVAIETACLLLSSFTCGLSALAAETRRLAWTQAGLLVTGLLGAAFLYLEFHEFATMIAADAGPQRSAFLSSFFALVGCHGAHVSVGLLWLATMMAQLFVKGFRADIRRRLLCFNMFWHMLDIVWVAIFTLVYLVGVAR, encoded by the coding sequence ATGACGGCGACTGCGACAGCGACCTTGCCCCACGCGACGGGGCTCCACACCAGCGCCGAGGCGCCTGGTCATGGCGAGGGCGGTCCGGCGTCGACGCTCGTGATCGTCGCTTATGGCTTTTGGATTTTTCTCATCAGCGACATCGTCATGTTCTCCGCCTTCTTTGCGGCGCATGCGGTGTTGCAGACGGCGGTGGACGGCGGTCCCACAGGCCGCGAACTCTTTGACCTGCCCAGGGTCGCGATCGAGACGGCGTGCTTGCTCCTATCGAGCTTCACCTGCGGGCTCTCGGCCCTTGCCGCCGAGACGCGGCGCCTGGCCTGGACCCAGGCGGGGCTTCTCGTCACGGGCCTTCTGGGCGCCGCTTTTCTCTATTTGGAGTTCCACGAATTCGCGACAATGATCGCGGCTGACGCCGGCCCTCAACGCAGCGCCTTTCTGTCATCTTTCTTCGCGCTGGTTGGATGTCACGGCGCGCATGTGAGCGTCGGGCTCCTTTGGCTCGCAACAATGATGGCGCAGCTCTTCGTCAAGGGATTTCGCGCCGACATCCGGCGGCGGCTGCTCTGCTTCAACATGTTCTGGCACATGCTTGACATCGTCTGGGTCGCGATTTTCACGCTGGTCTATCTTGTCGGAGTCGCCCGATGA
- the cyoD gene encoding cytochrome o ubiquinol oxidase subunit IV, producing the protein MTANHKELLALDTAPGAEETRGQELWQGAQGYFLGLVLSALLTALAFFFTGSDWLWGPSIPVALSVLAVAQIGVHLAFFLHLTTAPDSVNNSLALAFGTLIVALVIGGTLWIMYHMNLNMPPMAQMEPMAQMAPPAPGQSRAASGVIEAASPIRVAAKVSGLVRSVDCEAGAHVRQGQLCATIDAPALKQAMTQSESALRTTQARVAQDRAALAAAQARSARRPAAGARVDALRAALSRDERDAASAQQELDAAKARQDDAKIVAPTDGVVLARNIQAGQDVDADAKQLLFLFAPEEAIIAFRVSSPASLGALKPGERVSFTVEELRKQSFDGEVLRIESGHGGGQVVVRAKNPGAALKPGMKASLQTPAE; encoded by the coding sequence ATGACAGCAAATCATAAGGAGCTCTTGGCGCTCGACACAGCTCCCGGCGCCGAAGAGACGCGGGGCCAGGAGCTTTGGCAGGGCGCGCAGGGCTATTTTCTTGGCCTCGTCCTCTCCGCCCTGCTGACGGCCCTCGCATTTTTCTTCACGGGCTCCGACTGGTTGTGGGGCCCGAGCATACCGGTGGCGCTCAGTGTCCTCGCGGTTGCGCAGATCGGCGTGCATCTGGCGTTCTTCCTCCATCTGACGACGGCGCCGGACAGCGTGAACAATTCGCTGGCGCTTGCATTCGGCACGTTGATCGTGGCGCTCGTGATCGGCGGCACGCTCTGGATCATGTATCATATGAACCTGAACATGCCGCCGATGGCGCAAATGGAGCCGATGGCGCAAATGGCGCCGCCGGCGCCGGGCCAATCTCGCGCCGCGAGCGGCGTCATCGAAGCCGCGAGCCCGATACGCGTCGCAGCCAAGGTCTCCGGGCTCGTCCGATCCGTCGACTGCGAGGCCGGCGCGCATGTGCGACAGGGTCAGCTCTGCGCGACGATCGACGCGCCCGCCCTCAAGCAGGCGATGACGCAAAGCGAGAGCGCGCTGCGCACGACGCAGGCGCGTGTAGCGCAAGATCGGGCCGCGCTCGCCGCGGCCCAAGCTCGTAGCGCTCGGCGCCCGGCCGCGGGAGCGCGCGTCGACGCCTTGCGAGCGGCGCTCAGCCGCGATGAGCGCGACGCCGCGTCCGCTCAGCAGGAGCTCGACGCTGCGAAAGCGCGGCAGGATGACGCAAAGATCGTTGCGCCGACGGATGGCGTCGTGCTTGCGCGCAACATCCAGGCGGGCCAAGATGTCGACGCGGATGCAAAGCAGCTGCTCTTTTTGTTCGCGCCCGAGGAGGCCATAATCGCATTCAGGGTCTCCTCGCCTGCCTCTCTAGGGGCGCTTAAGCCGGGCGAGCGGGTGAGCTTCACGGTCGAAGAACTTCGGAAGCAGAGCTTCGATGGCGAGGTCCTCCGCATCGAGTCCGGGCACGGTGGCGGTCAAGTTGTCGTCAGAGCGAAAAACCCCGGCGCGGCGCTGAAGCCAGGCATGAAAGCGAGTCTCCAGACGCCTGCTGAGTGA
- a CDS encoding glycoside hydrolase family 15 protein, whose product MATPIEDYGLIGNCETAALVSKSGSIDWFCPPRFDSAACFAALLGTPENGRFLITPKDSSARVTRRYRDGTLILETTFETKDGIATLIDFMPKSGGCDIVRLIVGESGRVEFQTELVIRFDYGVSIPWVRQLEDEPGLYAVAGPDGLILRSPVALQGQDMRSSGEFTVAAEETVSFALSYTRSYGRTPAPLNPKQALAETEAFWRKWLHPCPSVGDWEEEVKRSLLTLKALNYEPTGGIVAAPTTSLPERLGGQRNWDYRYCWLRDAAFTLGALMNLGYYDEAKAWRDWLLRAVAGSPAQMQILYDVTGAKQLPERELTWLSGYGGSRPVRIGNAAVDQRQLDVYGEVLHAIHEARLGGLTTTRHSAAVGRVVLEHLESIWREPDEGIWEVRGEPQHFTHSKVMAWVAFDRAAEIAASNGDAEIAGRWRRNADEIRAEVCVRGYDEKLGSFVQFYGSRRLDASLLQIPLVGFLPPDHPHVRGTLAAVERVLLDGSGLVMRYETESGVDGLPPGEGAFLACSFWLVENYVQQGRFSEASALFQNLLSMRNDLGLLAEEYDPRARRQLGNFPQAFSHIGLINTAVRFARAKHGQQLP is encoded by the coding sequence ATGGCGACGCCCATCGAGGATTACGGCCTCATCGGCAATTGCGAAACCGCCGCGCTCGTGTCGAAGTCGGGCTCGATCGACTGGTTCTGCCCGCCTCGTTTCGATTCCGCCGCATGTTTCGCGGCGCTGCTGGGAACGCCGGAGAATGGCAGGTTCTTGATCACGCCCAAGGATTCGTCCGCGCGCGTCACGCGAAGATATCGCGACGGCACGCTCATCCTGGAGACGACATTCGAGACCAAAGACGGGATCGCGACTCTCATCGACTTCATGCCGAAATCCGGAGGCTGCGATATCGTCCGCCTCATCGTCGGCGAATCCGGACGCGTGGAGTTTCAAACTGAGCTCGTCATTCGCTTCGATTATGGCGTCAGCATTCCCTGGGTGAGGCAATTGGAGGACGAGCCCGGACTCTACGCCGTAGCCGGGCCCGACGGGCTCATATTGAGGAGCCCGGTCGCGCTCCAGGGCCAGGACATGCGCTCGAGCGGCGAGTTCACGGTCGCGGCGGAAGAAACCGTCTCCTTCGCGCTGAGCTATACGCGATCTTATGGAAGAACGCCGGCGCCTCTGAACCCCAAGCAGGCCCTCGCAGAGACGGAAGCATTCTGGCGCAAATGGCTCCATCCCTGTCCTTCCGTCGGCGACTGGGAGGAGGAAGTGAAGCGATCCTTGCTCACGCTCAAGGCGCTGAATTATGAGCCGACTGGGGGAATCGTCGCGGCGCCCACAACCTCTCTCCCGGAACGCCTCGGTGGCCAGCGTAATTGGGACTATCGCTATTGCTGGTTGCGCGACGCAGCCTTCACGCTCGGCGCGTTGATGAACCTGGGCTACTACGACGAGGCGAAGGCCTGGCGCGATTGGCTCTTGCGCGCGGTGGCCGGCAGCCCCGCGCAAATGCAAATTCTCTATGACGTCACGGGCGCCAAGCAGTTGCCTGAACGCGAGCTGACCTGGTTATCCGGTTACGGGGGTTCGCGCCCCGTCCGGATCGGCAATGCAGCCGTGGATCAGCGCCAGCTCGACGTCTATGGCGAGGTGCTGCACGCGATACATGAGGCGCGGCTCGGCGGCTTGACCACAACGCGCCATAGCGCGGCTGTCGGACGCGTGGTCCTCGAACATCTGGAGTCGATCTGGCGCGAGCCCGATGAAGGGATTTGGGAGGTGCGCGGCGAGCCGCAGCACTTCACGCATTCCAAGGTCATGGCTTGGGTCGCGTTCGATCGCGCGGCCGAGATCGCGGCGAGCAATGGCGATGCGGAGATCGCCGGCCGCTGGCGTCGAAACGCCGACGAGATTCGCGCGGAGGTTTGCGTCCGGGGCTACGACGAGAAGCTCGGCAGTTTCGTTCAGTTCTACGGGTCTCGACGTCTCGATGCGAGCCTGCTGCAAATTCCGCTCGTCGGCTTCCTGCCTCCCGACCACCCGCATGTGCGCGGCACGCTAGCGGCGGTCGAGCGCGTGCTCCTGGATGGCAGCGGGCTGGTGATGCGCTATGAGACCGAGAGCGGTGTCGACGGCCTGCCCCCCGGCGAGGGCGCGTTCCTGGCCTGCAGCTTCTGGCTCGTTGAGAATTACGTCCAGCAAGGGCGCTTCAGCGAGGCGAGCGCCCTGTTCCAAAATCTCCTCTCCATGCGCAACGACCTCGGACTACTCGCAGAGGAATATGATCCCCGAGCCCGGCGGCAGCTCGGCAATTTTCCGCAGGCCTTCAGTCACATCGGGCTCATCAACACCGCGGTCCGTTTCGCGCGCGCGAAACACGGGCAACAGCTACCCTAA
- the pgl gene encoding 6-phosphogluconolactonase, whose product MTKPSQAELKILLDDETLAQSAAAWLTDLARSREGRLAIALAGGSTPKRTYELLAEPPFRDKFPWSRTHWFWGDERFVPHDDPRSNYLMAQKALLSRAPIPHVNIHPIPTVGLSPQAAAGAYEAELKSFYGAQELDPQRPIFDAMILGLGDNGHTASLMPGASALEEPRGWVVAVEGVASEARITLTYPALESSFETAFLIAGAGKRSALKRLRADDAGIPAGRLRAEGALRIFADVEAAGTVLG is encoded by the coding sequence ATGACGAAGCCGTCGCAAGCGGAGCTGAAAATCCTGCTCGACGATGAGACGTTGGCGCAGTCCGCCGCGGCTTGGCTGACGGATCTCGCCAGATCGAGAGAGGGGCGCCTCGCCATCGCGCTCGCTGGCGGCTCGACACCCAAGCGAACTTACGAGCTGCTCGCCGAACCGCCCTTTCGCGATAAGTTCCCCTGGTCGCGGACGCATTGGTTTTGGGGCGACGAGCGCTTCGTGCCGCACGACGATCCGCGCAGCAATTATCTGATGGCGCAGAAGGCGCTTCTTTCACGCGCGCCGATTCCGCATGTCAACATCCATCCAATTCCGACGGTCGGGCTGTCGCCACAGGCCGCGGCGGGGGCTTATGAAGCGGAACTCAAGTCCTTTTACGGCGCACAAGAACTCGACCCGCAGAGGCCGATCTTCGACGCAATGATCTTGGGACTGGGTGACAATGGCCACACTGCCTCGTTGATGCCGGGCGCGTCCGCCTTGGAAGAGCCTCGCGGTTGGGTGGTAGCGGTTGAGGGGGTTGCGAGTGAGGCGCGCATCACCCTCACCTATCCAGCGCTCGAAAGCTCTTTCGAAACGGCCTTTCTGATCGCCGGCGCCGGAAAGCGGAGCGCGTTGAAGCGCCTGCGCGCGGACGACGCCGGCATTCCCGCAGGGCGGCTGCGCGCCGAGGGCGCGTTGCGCATCTTCGCGGACGTCGAGGCGGCGGGCACGGTTTTAGGGTAG
- a CDS encoding Cof-type HAD-IIB family hydrolase — MTKHSRPRLVLADVDGTLVTNDKILTQEAMAAARELNEAGMELSITSGRPPRGMSMLIEPLCLTGAIAGFNGGVLVHPDLSVIERRTLDPGAAVEALRLILDKGLDAWLYTESSWLIRDPDAPHVARERRTVKFDPEVVARFSDAHLAQTVKIVGVSDDFARVAACETAAQEALDGKASATRSQAYYLDVTHPQANKGDVVETLAKLSRISPKDIATIGDGPNDVLMFRKSGFSIAMGNASNAVKSQADAVTDSNQSEGFAKAMRKYFLAA, encoded by the coding sequence ATGACCAAACATTCGCGTCCTCGCCTCGTGCTCGCCGACGTCGACGGCACGCTCGTCACGAACGACAAGATTCTGACGCAAGAGGCGATGGCGGCGGCGAGAGAGCTCAACGAGGCGGGCATGGAGCTCTCGATCACCAGCGGGCGTCCGCCACGCGGCATGTCGATGCTCATCGAGCCCCTGTGTCTCACGGGCGCGATCGCCGGCTTTAACGGCGGCGTGTTGGTCCATCCGGATCTTTCGGTCATCGAGCGGCGCACGCTTGACCCTGGGGCAGCCGTCGAGGCGTTGAGGCTCATCCTCGACAAGGGGCTCGACGCCTGGCTCTACACCGAAAGCTCTTGGCTTATTCGAGACCCCGACGCTCCGCATGTCGCGCGCGAACGGCGAACCGTCAAATTCGATCCGGAAGTCGTCGCGCGTTTCTCCGACGCGCATCTGGCTCAGACGGTCAAGATTGTGGGCGTCTCCGACGACTTCGCGCGTGTCGCCGCTTGCGAGACGGCCGCGCAGGAAGCGCTTGACGGCAAGGCGAGCGCAACGCGATCTCAGGCCTATTATCTCGACGTGACCCATCCGCAGGCCAACAAGGGCGACGTCGTGGAGACGCTGGCGAAGCTGTCTCGGATCTCGCCAAAGGACATCGCGACGATCGGCGATGGCCCAAACGACGTCTTGATGTTCAGGAAGAGCGGCTTTTCCATCGCCATGGGCAACGCCAGCAACGCGGTGAAGTCCCAGGCCGACGCTGTGACGGACAGCAACCAAAGCGAGGGCTTCGCCAAGGCCATGCGGAAATATTTTCTGGCGGCGTGA
- the zwf gene encoding glucose-6-phosphate dehydrogenase — protein MTEDGCRDGMPRQARKRPDPCAMVIFGAEGDLTHRLLTPALYNLARTNSLPEEFALIGVSRGDLSSQQWRENLHATLERFVGSRAEFSAAGIDERAWAKLSEKMIYLKGDVTRAETYEQLTSELERLEARNVVFYLAVADRFFETIIEELGAAGLARDHPRADGAPPYWRRVVIEKPFGHDLASAQLLNERILRVLREEQIFRIDHFLGKETVQSIMALRFANGFFEPIWNRDRIDHIQITVAETVGVEGRGNFYEATGALRDMVPNHVFSLVSMIAMEPPVGFDAMSIRAKKAEVFMAMPPVRLEDAVRGQYGAGVVLNQQKRAYRDEPRVSQTSNVETYVAMRLEIDNWRWAGVPFYIRTGKHMSQRSTEVAICFKQAPAATFQHTPVECLTPNWLVLGIAPKEAISLQFDVKRPGAVVDLAAVRMDFRYEDWFPKEPNVGYETLISDVMIGDQTLFMRADMVEEAWRVVQPVLDAWRSTRPDFPDYPSGRDGPAAADALLKRDGRRWRAVAPQLEVAR, from the coding sequence ATGACTGAGGACGGATGTCGGGACGGCATGCCGCGACAGGCGCGTAAGCGGCCTGACCCCTGCGCCATGGTGATCTTCGGCGCGGAAGGCGATCTGACGCATCGGCTGCTCACGCCGGCGCTCTACAATCTCGCGCGCACGAACAGTCTGCCGGAAGAATTCGCGCTGATCGGCGTCAGTCGCGGCGACCTTTCCTCTCAGCAGTGGCGCGAGAATCTGCACGCTACGCTCGAGCGCTTCGTGGGCTCGCGCGCCGAGTTCAGCGCGGCCGGCATCGACGAGCGGGCTTGGGCCAAGCTCTCGGAGAAAATGATCTATCTCAAAGGCGACGTCACCCGGGCGGAGACCTATGAGCAATTGACGAGCGAGCTGGAAAGGCTCGAGGCGCGCAATGTCGTCTTCTATCTTGCCGTGGCCGACCGCTTTTTCGAAACGATCATCGAGGAGCTTGGGGCGGCGGGCCTTGCGCGTGATCATCCTCGAGCCGACGGCGCCCCGCCTTATTGGCGTCGGGTCGTGATCGAGAAGCCCTTCGGCCACGACCTTGCTTCCGCACAGCTCCTCAACGAACGCATCCTCCGCGTCCTGCGCGAGGAGCAGATCTTCCGCATCGACCATTTTCTCGGCAAGGAAACGGTGCAGAGCATCATGGCTCTGCGCTTCGCCAACGGCTTCTTCGAGCCCATCTGGAACAGGGATCGCATCGATCATATTCAGATAACCGTCGCCGAAACGGTCGGGGTCGAGGGGCGCGGCAATTTCTACGAGGCGACCGGCGCGCTGCGGGACATGGTCCCGAACCATGTCTTCTCGCTCGTGTCGATGATCGCCATGGAGCCGCCGGTGGGCTTTGACGCGATGTCGATCAGAGCCAAGAAGGCCGAGGTCTTCATGGCCATGCCGCCCGTAAGGCTGGAAGACGCCGTGCGCGGCCAATATGGCGCCGGCGTGGTCCTCAATCAGCAAAAGCGCGCCTATCGCGATGAACCTCGGGTCTCGCAGACCTCCAATGTCGAAACCTATGTCGCGATGCGGCTGGAGATCGACAATTGGCGCTGGGCCGGCGTGCCGTTTTACATCCGTACCGGCAAGCACATGTCGCAGCGCTCGACCGAGGTCGCGATCTGCTTCAAGCAAGCGCCCGCCGCCACCTTCCAGCACACGCCGGTGGAATGCCTCACGCCCAACTGGCTCGTGCTCGGCATCGCGCCCAAGGAGGCGATCTCTCTGCAATTCGACGTCAAACGGCCAGGCGCCGTCGTCGATCTCGCCGCCGTCAGAATGGACTTCCGTTATGAGGACTGGTTCCCCAAGGAGCCCAATGTCGGATACGAGACGCTGATCAGCGACGTCATGATCGGCGATCAGACGCTATTCATGCGCGCCGATATGGTGGAGGAGGCGTGGCGCGTCGTGCAGCCGGTGCTCGACGCCTGGCGCTCGACCCGGCCCGACTTTCCCGACTATCCCTCCGGCCGCGACGGTCCCGCCGCCGCGGACGCGCTGCTGAAGCGAGACGGACGCCGCTGGCGTGCGGTGGCGCCGCAGCTGGAAGTCGCGAGATGA
- the gnd gene encoding phosphogluconate dehydrogenase (NAD(+)-dependent, decarboxylating), with amino-acid sequence MQIGVVGLGRMGGNIARRLMRAGHRAFVFDSNAKARAALAQEGATQADSLAELVRALDKPRAVWVMLPAGEITEETVQRLGELLEADDTIIDGGNTFYKDDIRRAKALKEKGVLYVDCGTSGGVWGLERGYCMMIGGPENAVERLDPFFAALAPGVGEIARTPGRDSADTRAERGYIHAGPAGAGHFVKMVHNGVEYGLMQAYAEGFDILRTKDSSELPEDERFALNIPDIAEVWRRGSVISSWLLDLSAAALAKDPELQGFSGFVEDSGEGRWTIEAAIEQATPAEVLSSALYARFRSRRGHGFGDRLLSAMRFGFGGHVEKKEADASSRDAAE; translated from the coding sequence ATGCAGATCGGCGTCGTCGGATTGGGCCGCATGGGCGGAAATATCGCCCGCCGTCTCATGCGCGCGGGGCACCGCGCCTTCGTCTTCGACTCCAACGCAAAGGCGCGCGCGGCTCTAGCGCAGGAGGGCGCGACGCAAGCGGATTCGCTTGCAGAGCTCGTAAGGGCGCTGGACAAGCCGCGCGCCGTCTGGGTCATGCTGCCGGCGGGAGAGATAACGGAGGAAACCGTCCAACGACTGGGCGAGCTGCTCGAGGCGGACGACACAATCATCGACGGCGGCAATACTTTTTACAAGGACGATATTCGCCGCGCGAAAGCGCTGAAGGAGAAAGGCGTTCTTTATGTGGATTGCGGGACCTCCGGCGGCGTCTGGGGTCTCGAGCGCGGCTACTGCATGATGATCGGCGGCCCCGAGAACGCCGTCGAGCGCCTCGATCCGTTTTTTGCGGCGCTCGCGCCCGGCGTCGGCGAGATCGCGCGCACGCCGGGCCGAGACTCGGCCGATACGCGCGCCGAGCGCGGCTACATCCACGCGGGTCCCGCCGGCGCTGGGCATTTCGTGAAGATGGTGCACAATGGCGTGGAATATGGCCTCATGCAGGCCTACGCCGAAGGCTTCGACATCCTGCGCACCAAGGACTCGAGCGAGCTTCCCGAGGACGAGCGATTTGCTCTGAACATTCCCGATATCGCGGAGGTCTGGCGGCGCGGCAGCGTGATTTCCTCCTGGCTTCTCGATCTCTCCGCCGCGGCGCTGGCCAAGGATCCGGAGCTCCAGGGTTTCTCTGGCTTTGTCGAGGATTCCGGCGAAGGCCGCTGGACCATTGAAGCGGCGATCGAGCAGGCGACGCCGGCGGAGGTGCTCTCCTCCGCGCTCTATGCCCGCTTCCGGTCGCGACGCGGGCACGGCTTCGGCGACAGGCTGCTTTCCGCCATGCGCTTCGGATTCGGCGGACATGTCGAAAAGAAGGAGGCCGACGCCTCGTCTCGCGACGCAGCGGAGTAG